In Methanofastidiosum sp., the following proteins share a genomic window:
- a CDS encoding universal stress protein, protein MAEELIKKILVPVDGSNASQKALDYAGWVSGKTGASIMLLHVIDAGKFNTSYEAMDRFQPEWEDKIKGTDDIKRYSPFFEEQLSCMIEDPVCKRGSNLLKEMAKYAEKYKVKTKTMMKLGKTVDTIIQVAEEENCDQIIVGKTGLTGIRKIVMGNAAEDVAQYAHCRVTVVA, encoded by the coding sequence ATGGCTGAAGAGCTAATTAAAAAAATATTGGTACCTGTGGATGGATCTAATGCTTCGCAGAAAGCCTTAGACTATGCAGGTTGGGTATCTGGTAAAACTGGAGCTAGCATAATGTTACTCCATGTAATTGACGCAGGTAAGTTCAATACTTCTTATGAAGCTATGGACAGATTTCAACCTGAGTGGGAAGATAAAATTAAAGGTACAGATGATATTAAGAGATATTCTCCATTTTTTGAAGAACAGCTAAGCTGTATGATTGAAGATCCAGTTTGCAAGAGAGGTAGCAATCTCCTTAAAGAAATGGCCAAATATGCAGAAAAATATAAAGTAAAGACAAAGACTATGATGAAACTAGGAAAAACTGTAGATACAATCATACAAGTAGCCGAAGAAGAAAATTGCGATCAGATAATTGTTGGAAAGACAGGACTTACTGGAATCAGAAAGATTGTTATGGGGAATGCAGCAGAAGACGTAGCTCAATATGCTCATTGCAG